Genomic segment of Malus domestica chromosome 15, GDT2T_hap1:
ttaactttgtcaaaatatGATTAGCATAGAAAAACCTATTGATCCCACAATGTCTTGGGTTTGCTGACACCTCAGCACTACACAGCCAACCAACCAAAATGCTTATAAGGAAGAACATAGTAGGGCCCGCCTAGAAAAACATACCCCAAACattcaaacaaatcaaatcttTACAAAACTCTCTTGAATTTTGATGGCCAACATGCAACACAAACGCATGAAATCTCACCAAGGCACCTCATCTCTTCTCTTTCCCATTTACTATTTACTATTTATCAACAGAATCACTTCTCTGCTGTAACTGAAGAATTTTCTACAACATTTACTGCACCTTTTGGGTTATTTACTTTCAACCACCTAACCGCTCCTGCATTAGATGGTACAAGAAAAACACAGCGTCCTGCAACACAAGGGCCAACAAGTCCAAGATTAATCAACCCATTAAGCAAAATCCAGTCTTTAATCCATTTGATTAACCAACTAATGAGATTAATTAACGAACCAAAAAAACTCACAGTTtccaaaaaattcaaatcagGAACCGATATCCTGACATTCAATGATTCATTAGTTAAATTCTGATCCAATGCCATTAAGGTGGCGGCAGCTGCTACGGCGGACGGCCGATGATGCATTAAATTGATCTCTAACGTTCAAGAACAAACGTAATTAATTCGTAATTACCAtctaaatcaaccaaaaaaaaaaacaaattaattgattaagtGATCAATTAATCCATGTAAATAACAGAAATACCTGTCATTACAGAACGGAGGTGTGCTGCAATCTGAAATTTCACATCTGGTGGAAATTCTTGCCATAACTTGGAGACCAAGTAATCGAGAAACGCGAAGGGTGTGATTATATCCATGTCCCATCCTAATGCTGTCACCACCCCGTGCGCCTTTTGTACAATAGATCCCGTTGCAAAGAAGTAATCTCCGTCTTCGTGTTGTGACAGCGGTGGGAGCATCATCCTCTCCGTCCATGCCGCCAACGAAAGGCAGGCCACCGAAAGCAATCTAATTTCAGGTCTTTCTTCTACAATctgcagaaaaaagaaaaattaatcaattcattaaTACTAAtaaaatttctaattaaatcaaaatgtaaacaaaatctTACAGGCGTGGCGATGGACGTCAGAGAAATGAACCGATCGAAGTATGTAACGAACAAGTATACTACTGTTGAGGATTGAAACCCAAATGCTGCTGTTTTCTGAATTTCAAGAAACACCAGAATAAAC
This window contains:
- the LOC103415595 gene encoding cyclin-D5-1-like isoform X1, producing MQQINMRNARINRAHKSMPKHLAFMFVLFQSFLAKKETMDGGNDDDPLSPDLSCQENPEFLYDEVPVENPDDGINNLIDIEIGFGFQRDEALIIPNWVLEVRSESITWALNKTAAFGFQSSTVVYLFVTYFDRFISLTSIATPIVEERPEIRLLSVACLSLAAWTERMMLPPLSQHEDGDYFFATGSIVQKAHGVVTALGWDMDIITPFAFLDYLVSKLWQEFPPDVKFQIAAHLRSVMTEINLMHHRPSAVAAAATLMALDQNLTNESLNVRISVPDLNFLETDAVFFLYHLMQERLGG
- the LOC103415595 gene encoding cyclin-D5-1-like isoform X2 translates to MDGGNDDDPLSPDLSCQENPEFLYDEVPVENPDDGINNLIDIEIGFGFQRDEALIIPNWVLEVRSESITWALNKTAAFGFQSSTVVYLFVTYFDRFISLTSIATPIVEERPEIRLLSVACLSLAAWTERMMLPPLSQHEDGDYFFATGSIVQKAHGVVTALGWDMDIITPFAFLDYLVSKLWQEFPPDVKFQIAAHLRSVMTEINLMHHRPSAVAAAATLMALDQNLTNESLNVRISVPDLNFLETDAVFFLYHLMQERLGG